The segment GGTATTCGTTTTCATATTCATAATTTAACAAGCTCCTGAACAGTAAAATCACTGATAAAGAAGAAAAATATTGGTTAATTTAACAATCCACTTTTAGGAATAGAACCAGGAAAAGATAATAATCACTGTTATTTTATTGCCTTTACTATAAAATAAGTTCCTTTATGTGTCAACGTAATATATGCATTTCCCGCAAAGCTTTCATTTTCTCTATAGTAAATAATTAATGAAGACTGATAATTTAAGAAAGCAAAATTACCGAATCATCTTCAGGAAGCTTATCTTGAAAGGATTAGAAATCTGAGGAAGGCTTTGTAAAAGCAGAAATAAAATGGTCATGCAATCGTGGTTTATATCCTGTTTTCTTTGGCTATCAATATCAATACCTTTTAAGGAGCTGGGAGCAGTTTTATATTCTATAAGGAATACAATCAGGCGCAACCCATGCATTGTCTTCCCGGTACGCTTTATACGTACCACCATGCACCTTTTTGTGCGCCGTTGGGAACGTCTAACCCGACATAACTGCTCCCAGCAATTTCCATTATTATACAACGAAAACAAATTTATTCAACTATAAGTACCTTAACACACATTTTTCTTTACCTAATGTTAAGGAACAAGGCAAAGAATCGTGGTTTTGAATGGTTTCTCTGGAAACACAGATAAGCCAGTTGGCAGGCTGGTCGTCATAGAAATGCAATGAGATTTTATTTTGACATTCCATACATTAAAAAACAATATGTTATTCAATATGTTATTAAAGTTTTGTAACACTACTTCCGTTCTTATCCCAGGTACCACGGATGGCTTAAAATCTCATATAAAAGGCTTGAAATTATCGCTGTTTTTGTTAACATTATAAATAAAGTGGAAATTTTCTATCATCTAAATCAGTATAATTCATATTGTTACGGCTAAAAAAAGGCCCGTAATTTCATTGACAATATTAATACCACCGTATTATCCTTCGATACGCCGGGTTCATATAAAAATGTGTATCAATACAGAAAATCTTTTAAATTATTAAATATTTATGAAGATAGATCTTTAAGAGGAAAATCTCCGGATAGTAAAAGCTTTCGGATTGAAAAGAAACAATTATGAATAACGTCAGATATTTTACCTGGTCATTTTTTGTAACAATCGCCGGTTTAATTGGAGCATTTTTTATCGGAGGATCGCATGCGGTATTCATTGTTACGGTACTATGCATTCTGGAAATTTCGCTATCATTTGACAATGCTGTTGTCAATGCCAAAGTGCTCAAAGACCTGGATGAGATTTGGCGAAGACGATTTCTCACATGGGGCATGCTCATAGCTGTTTTTGGAATGCGATTAACATTCCCCCTTCTGATAGTCGGTATAGTGGCTAATTTGGGTCTGTTAGAAACCCTTAACTTAGCTATGAACAATCCGGACGAGTATTCAAAACACTTACATGATGCTCATTATATGATCTCAGCTTTCGGTGGTTCATTTTTAATGATGATTGGCCTTAAGTATTTTTTTGACGTTGAAAAAGATGTTCACTGGATTAGTGTAATAGAAAAACCCTTATCAAAATTCAGTAAGATCGAAGCAGTAGAAATTGCAATCGTTATGGTATTATTATGGATAACTACCAATTTTATTCCGCAAGCAGTAAAGGCTGAGTTTGTAATAGCCGGCATGCTAGGACTTATAATGTATGTAGCAGTTGACGGATTTGGTTCATTTATGGAACAATATACGGGAAGGCTGGCTATTAAACAGCATGCAATTAGCACTACAGCAAAAAACGGATTGGCATTATTTTTATATTTGCAAGTACTTGATGCGTCATTCAGTTTTGATGGAGTAATTGGTGCATTTGCAATTAGTAACAACCTGTTTATAATTGCAATCGGACTCGGTGTCGGAGCAATGTTTGTCCGTTCCCTGACGATAATGATGGTCAATAAAGGTACATTGTCAGAATATCGATACTTAGAACACGGAGCGTTTTATGCGATACTTATATTGGCCGGCATTATGTTCCTGAAAACCTTTGTCGAAGTACCGGAAGTAGTAACGGGGTTACTGAGTGCCGGATTCATTGGATTGGCCTTTTTATCATCAGTCAAATCCGCTAATAAAGGAATTTGTTAATTTTCCGCAAAGAAAAACATTCCATTCAGTAGCCAGCTACCTTCGCTGAATCCTGGTTATTCCCCCCATTCTTTCCTTTTCCATCCCAATAACATATCCGTATATTCTCCATGTCTCCAGAAAGGATATGCGGCATGTTCAACGCCTATTTTTTCTTCAATTTCTGCGAAGCGTTTCATCTTGCTGGCTTCATCTTTAATCTGAATAAGCCAGCGGTCCTGTGCCCATTCCCAATATCCATAAACAGGGCTGTAATAGGCATTATGGGATTTTGCTTTGTAAATGCCTCCAATAATGTCAACCAACATTTCGCAAGTCAATCTCTCTATATTCGAAACGTTATATTTCCGCATCTCACCTTTGCCGGGTAATAGGCTAAAGATATTGTGACCACGGGAATCAGGGGCAAGATCACCGGGCATGGGATCGATCATATTATCCTTATACAGATTCATTACAATACCCATTGCCTCACGGTACTTTGTGAAGCTCAATTTGACAGCCTCATCCATAGCCTCCAGATGGTCTTTGGCAAACCTTTGGGAATGACAGCCTTTACAGGTATTAATCCATGCATCCCTCGCTGCCTTGTAACGATAAGCCCCCCGATCCACAAGGGAAGTACCCATATAAGTATAGACCGTGGACATCCTGGTAACATTATGTTCTCCATCGGGCATATGGCAGTATGCACATGTTGGAACTACATAATTTTTAGCATTCAATGGTTTTGTCCAATCCCACATCTGTCCTTCTCCCTGATAAACCATACCATGATACGACTGCATGTACATCTCATACTCATATTGTTCCGGACCCGAATGGCATACACCACAGCTAGTAGGTTTCCTGGCCTCGGCCGCTGAGAAACGATGCCGTGTATGACAGCCATCACAACGGTTCTCTGCAATAGCATGACAGGCAAGACAAGCGGCTGTCTCCCCGGCAGGTTTTTCCATCTGACATCCCTAGTCTATGATGTCCAGATGATAGGCTTGTGCATGAGACCCCCTGCCACCATCCCTGTGACCTTTCATTTGATTTTCATGACATTCGCCACAAAGGGTATGCGAAGGCATAAAAAGCTTTTCATGATTCCTGCCATGACAACGGTCACATCCAACAACTTCTTTCCCTTCAGGCGGTGTACCATGTTTGCTTTGTTTCCACTGCGTAACAATGCCAGGGCTTTCTATCATATGACAGGTCGTGCATTGCTCGTTTGTGTATTCACCGATTACCATACTGCCCGGATGAAAACCTTCAGAATTAAAATAATATTCCGGATCATACCATCGTACCACGGGTAAAAATTTATAGAAATGGCCGAGCTTCCCCTTGCCCGGGAATAGCTCTTTAGGACCGGTATAGTAACTTGCAAGCCCGCCAGCATGATAAACATCCCCGGAATTGTCGGGTCCGAACTTTTCTCTCAGAAGATCCGCCATCTCATGGCGGAATCCCATATTACCCAATATCTTACGGGGAGTTGCATTCGTTTTGACTGGCGAAGTTTCACTGGCAGGATGGTTTATACCCCCGGCTGGGAGCGGATAGGAATAAACAGACATTTGAGGAAGAGAAAGTACGCATACAGATAAAAGAGGAATAAAGAATTTTCTTATATCGCAAAAAGCTTCTGTTTTTCGAAAAATGCCGGCTAAATTTCTGGTGTTTATTGCTGGATTAAGCACCGGGAACCTGACTTTTCTGGCTATGCTACGATAGAATTTATTCATACATAATCTCCCATTAAAATCTGTTTTATCGAAAAGGAAATGAATAATTCTTTCTATCTGCGTTTGTTATTCAGCAGCAGCGGCAATTGTCCTGTATTGATCCGGATCTAATAGATTGGCAAACTCCTCTTTATTCGATATTTCCATTTGGAAAAACCACCCTTCACCGTAAGGGTCTTCATTTACAAGCTGTGGATTCTCGTGAACCTTTTGGTTAATTTTGGTAACCTTACCGGAGACCGGAGCATAAATATCATATGCAGCCTTCACAGACTCCACAACAGCACATGGTGCACCTGCCTTTAATACTTTACCTGGAGAAGGCAATTCGACAAAAACAATATCTTTGAGCTGTTTCTGAGCAAGATCAGTGATACCTACAACGATCTCTTTGTCGTTTATCCTGCTTACCCATTCATGGGTTTTTGTGTAAAATAGGCCATCCGGTATCTTCACTGTTTACCTCAGTTCTGGAAAAGTAAGGTATAAAACTATGTCAGGAAAACCTGGCGCGGCCTTTGGCTGCAACCAAATTCGGATTTCGGATTTCGGAACAATTTCAAATGCGTTCTTTGCACCTTTTCGATGAACTATTACGATTTATTTTTTGTTTTCTAATCCCGAAGGGATGTCATGATTATAGCAAAAGTCATACAAAAAATTTCTAACCCCGAAGGGGTGACATAGAAAACCCACGATCATCTTATCATCATGCCACCCCTTCGGGGTTGTTGGTTTTTGCTTGTTCATTTACTATAATCATGTCAGCCCTTCGGGCTTGGTGCAACCAAATTCAAATTTCGAAATTCGAAATAATTTCAATTGCGGATTATTCTGCAACCCGCAGTTTACGCAAATTAATTTAAATCAAACAAAATTAAGAAGAGCCTGTTTTTTTAACCTTACTATAAAATGGAATTTCTACTCCACGTGCATTATACAACTTATCCCTGATCTGAACAAGAAACTCCTCCCCTACCCTTGCATAAGGATTTTTAACAAGACATAAGCCAATACATTTGTTTGTAGAGGGGCTAAAGGATCCGCTGGTAACCTTGCCGATAATATCATTTCCTTTCTTTACATAGTTTCCGTGACGGGGAATACCCCGGTCTGCCATTTCAAACCCAACCATTTTTCTTTCGACTCCCTTCTCTTTCTGTTTTAACAAGGATTCCCTGCCTATAAAATAATCCTTATCAAACTTCACGGTCCAACCGATAGTTGTTTCAAGAGGGGTTATTGTTTCATCTATATCGTTCCCGTACAGGAGGAAACATGCCTCTAGCCGTAATGTATCCCTCGCACCAAGACCTATTGGTCTCAGGCCATTCTGCTTATATTCTACCAGAAAATAATTCCATAATTCCTCCACCTGTTTTGCATCCACAAATATCTCAAAACCATCTTCCCCCGTATATCCGGTACGAGAAACAGTTAGCTGCATGCCCCCCATGGTAAAATTATCAAAATAAAAACGTTTTAAGGAATCAAGTTTACAATTGAGTGCGGTTTCAAGTATCTGACTTGATAAAGGACCTTGTATTGCAAGAAGAGATAAGCTATCAGTCATATCCTTTATTTCCAATGGCTGATACTTTTGTGAATGATTTTGCAGCCATAAAAAATCTTTTTCTCTATTCCCACAATTAACAACCATCGAAAAACGCCTCTCGTGCCATTTATATATGAGAATATCGTCTATTATACCACCTTGTTCATTACAGACGGGGGTATAGAGCGCTTGTTTTTCTGTAAGCCTACCCGCATTGTTCGTAATAATCTCCTGGATGAACGGGAATGCCTTGTCTCCTGAAATTTCAATTCTTCCCATATGGGATATATCAAAAAGACCGGCATTCCTTCTGACACAATGATGCTCATTGATGATTGTATCATATTGCAGAGGCATTAAATAGTCATGAAAAGGAACCATCGTTGCATTAAGTTTACGATGGACGTTATAAAGTGGCGTTTTTTTCATGATATGTTAATACTTATAGCCGCATGTTGACCTGATATGATAGAAAAAATCACTCTCATTATAGGGATAAAGTGAACACATATGTGGCTTTCTATCATATATCTTACATAGGGAGAGTCCATTCTCATCGTATGCGAGATGCTGGCATCTGAATGAGGCATGGCAGCAACGTCCGCACCGCATGCAGTTTCCTTTTCTTTTTTCCAAAGAGCTATACACTTCACGCTTGTTAAAAATGTAATAAAGCCTTCTCCATGTCTGAAGCAGAAGGGCAGAACAAAATATGTCAATCCTCATTGCCATCTGATTAATCTTTTGTAGAAAACGGTCAATCTTCTTTGCTTCAAATTTACTGATTAGTTCTATCATAAATCTTCATCCCCTTTGAAAAATTAGAAACCTGGAAAAACATTCATATCTCATATCAAATTTACATGTTACAGTCAAGATAAATGACAACAAATCCAAAATTATTATCAATTCAGTGAATCGCTCCTGTATGCCTTCTACTCCCTCCCTGAAAAGAAAAATCTTTAATGACTATCTTTGGCAATTATTTTTCTGATAATAAAAAATGCAAAAAATTTACCATTGACTTCCAAAAAACCATCTGGAATAATTCATGATTATGAATACTATCTCTCTTGCCTCATATGCACCAAAGTTACTCAAAACCGGAGCCGTGTTATTTTGTCTGATGTGTCTTTTCTTTGCCACTCATATGGCTTCTAACTATGAACATCAGAAGGCAGAGACTGAAATTTACAGAAACAAGACCAGGGAACTCGAAGAAAAAATACGTGAATTGTCTGTTGCAAACAGAGAACTTCAGCAGATACGTCATCACCTGGTACAGGAAAAAGAGTTGCTTTCAAAAGAAATTGATTCATTGCAGCAAAAATGTTCAACAATGGAAGAATGGAAGCTTACGACAAAAAACTAACATCTGCTTCCTCAGGACATTCAAAAGTCAGCGGAACATTATATATCCAATTCAGCACTATAGGTACTGGAGAACCCTCAACCTGCCCCCCTCCCTTTTCCCCTCCACAATCTTTATAGCACCAAGGTGTACTTCTCCTATCCCATCGGTATTCAGTACTGGTGTAAAAAGAGTTAGTTTGTTGCTTTGTGGGTTCAAGTCAACAATCACTCCAAGACCAAGGGTGTTATTGTTATCATCATTCAGACCAACAAGAAGATTTTTTATTTCAGATTTATCAATAAATACCACTGAAGTAACTCCAAATATTTTTTTAAGTTCACAGAAAGGCAATTCTTCATCAGGCCGGTCAGCTATTATTAAAAGTTCTGATCCGCATTTTTCCAGATAGGGATAATTTATAGCAATCTTACCCTGAATCTTCTCAGGCAACTCATGAGGAAACACCCGTTGTCCAGTACCTAAAATACAGAATGGGAATGCGACCTTGTGTATGGAACACACTACCGGCTTTGCCTCTTTAAAATAATCCTTGTATTTTTGATTTCTGTAATCCAACCTTTCTACCTGGGATCTTGTTACTACCATTTTTGAACATGCAAGGCGGATCACTTCCCTGCCCATTTTTTCGTATCCCTTTAAAAGATGTTCTATTTCCTCTTTCTTTTGTAAGGCAATAATCCACTGAGGTTTGAGCATTTCTATCTTATATAATTTAAGAATGCGGGCAACGGGACCATCAACAAAGCCTGTTGTATCCACCAGAGTAATTTCTGCACCGTATTGATGTGATTTCTCAACAGTCAATTTTATTGCATGGAGGGTTTGTAATAAAAAGCCTTCCGGGGAGGTATTCCCTACAAAGTGAAAACTGGTAAAATGTAAATATTCATCTGGTTTTGGGGGGTTGCTAAAAATCTTTACTGCTACCGTAGCAGGCTGGCCAATAGTTGATTGTCCTAAATCACTATCAACATACCCAACACGTATTCCCGAAGATGTCCAGTGATGAACCAGGAATTTGCACAGCGTACTCTTTCCACTATCGGTCCTCCCAAGAACAATACATATCTTTGTATTATATTTTATCTTCTCAGCAGCCTGTTTCCACTCCGGAGGAATACAAATATTGTCCATTATTCATCAAATTTTATATCTTTAACCTCTAGTTCAAGGTTATCACAATCCATCCAATTGTTTAATTTTACGGTGAAGGCCAGTGAGCATGCTCTTCCATTCTGTTTAATCCTGTCTATACGCTCTCCCATTCCAAAAGCTATAGCCCTTATAGCAACATCCTCCTGTTTCACATAAAAACTTAAATGTTGCCCTTTTGAACCAATGCGGCGTGGCTGGCCAACAATTTTTACATTCTTTGCAGCAAATATTGGAACGGGATTACTTTCGCCATAGGGAGAAAGGCGTGCAAGTTCTGACACCAACGCCTTAGACAGCATCGGAAGTGTTACTTCTGCATCTATATGCAAGACAGGAATAAGATCTGTTCTTTGTATTCTCTGAGATATTGCAACGTTAAGCATATCACGAAACTCATTAATATTATCCGGGTGTATCTTTAATCCGGCAGCCTGCGCATGGCCACCGACAGAGAGTAATTTACTCCTGCAGAACTGCAAGGCATCAAGAATGTGAAAAGACGGAATGGAACGTGCTGATCCATGACCTACATCATCTGTTATTGCAATCATCACGGTAGGCCGGTTAAATTCCTCCACAATTTTAGACGCAATAATCCCAACAACCCCTGGATGCCAGGCTTGGTCCGCCAATACAATAGCCGTAGTTTCATCAAGGTCTATTTCATTGATAACCTTCTTTCTGGCGGATGCCATAATATCAATCTGAATATCCTGCCTCCTTTTATTTTCTTGTTCCAGGAAGTTAGCAATTTCTACCGCTCTTTCTTTACAGGTAGTCGTTAACATTTCGACAACAATCCCGGCATTTCCAATACGCCCTGGCGCATTCAGGCGTGGTCCCAAACGATATCCCACATGAAAAACATCAAGATTGGTCCTGGAGAGATCAGCTGCATTAAGAAGCGCCCTCAGTCCTGGTATCTCTGTATGCTGCAGTGCTGTAAGCCCGTATTTTGTCAGGATTCGGTTCTCCCCTGTGAGAGGAACAACATCGGCAATTGTTCCCAGAGATACAAGCCCTATTGCACCGAGTAAAAAATCCTTAAACTCTGTGGATACCTTCTTCTGAGGTGAATAGTGTTGCCCAATCGCCCATGCCAGCTTGAAAGCAATACCAACTCCGGAAAGATCTTTAAAGGCAGAGGGAGATGTCTCTAACTTCGGATTGATTACTGCAAAAGCATCGGGCACTTTCAAACCGGGATGATGATGATCGGTTATAATCAGGTCAATGCCATACATGCGGGCAATATCTGCCTCATAACAAGAATTTATGCCACAATCAACCGTCAGAAGAACATCTGCTCCACTTTCCCTTAGTCTTTTTATAGCATCTGCATTCAGGCCGTACCCTTCTTCCAGCCTTTCAGGGATATAATAACTTACCTGTG is part of the Candidatus Jettenia sp. AMX2 genome and harbors:
- the gcvH gene encoding glycine cleavage system protein GcvH is translated as MKIPDGLFYTKTHEWVSRINDKEIVVGITDLAQKQLKDIVFVELPSPGKVLKAGAPCAVVESVKAAYDIYAPVSGKVTKINQKVHENPQLVNEDPYGEGWFFQMEISNKEEFANLLDPDQYRTIAAAAE
- the gcvT gene encoding glycine cleavage system aminomethyltransferase GcvT, which encodes MKKTPLYNVHRKLNATMVPFHDYLMPLQYDTIINEHHCVRRNAGLFDISHMGRIEISGDKAFPFIQEIITNNAGRLTEKQALYTPVCNEQGGIIDDILIYKWHERRFSMVVNCGNREKDFLWLQNHSQKYQPLEIKDMTDSLSLLAIQGPLSSQILETALNCKLDSLKRFYFDNFTMGGMQLTVSRTGYTGEDGFEIFVDAKQVEELWNYFLVEYKQNGLRPIGLGARDTLRLEACFLLYGNDIDETITPLETTIGWTVKFDKDYFIGRESLLKQKEKGVERKMVGFEMADRGIPRHGNYVKKGNDIIGKVTSGSFSPSTNKCIGLCLVKNPYARVGEEFLVQIRDKLYNARGVEIPFYSKVKKTGSS
- a CDS encoding Clp1/GlmU family protein, which codes for MDNICIPPEWKQAAEKIKYNTKICIVLGRTDSGKSTLCKFLVHHWTSSGIRVGYVDSDLGQSTIGQPATVAVKIFSNPPKPDEYLHFTSFHFVGNTSPEGFLLQTLHAIKLTVEKSHQYGAEITLVDTTGFVDGPVARILKLYKIEMLKPQWIIALQKKEEIEHLLKGYEKMGREVIRLACSKMVVTRSQVERLDYRNQKYKDYFKEAKPVVCSIHKVAFPFCILGTGQRVFPHELPEKIQGKIAINYPYLEKCGSELLIIADRPDEELPFCELKKIFGVTSVVFIDKSEIKNLLVGLNDDNNNTLGLGVIVDLNPQSNKLTLFTPVLNTDGIGEVHLGAIKIVEGKREGGRLRVLQYL
- a CDS encoding DUF475 domain-containing protein, which produces MNNVRYFTWSFFVTIAGLIGAFFIGGSHAVFIVTVLCILEISLSFDNAVVNAKVLKDLDEIWRRRFLTWGMLIAVFGMRLTFPLLIVGIVANLGLLETLNLAMNNPDEYSKHLHDAHYMISAFGGSFLMMIGLKYFFDVEKDVHWISVIEKPLSKFSKIEAVEIAIVMVLLWITTNFIPQAVKAEFVIAGMLGLIMYVAVDGFGSFMEQYTGRLAIKQHAISTTAKNGLALFLYLQVLDASFSFDGVIGAFAISNNLFIIAIGLGVGAMFVRSLTIMMVNKGTLSEYRYLEHGAFYAILILAGIMFLKTFVEVPEVVTGLLSAGFIGLAFLSSVKSANKGIC
- a CDS encoding YkgJ family cysteine cluster protein → MIELISKFEAKKIDRFLQKINQMAMRIDIFCSALLLQTWRRLYYIFNKREVYSSLEKRKGNCMRCGRCCHASFRCQHLAYDENGLSLCKIYDRKPHMCSLYPYNESDFFYHIRSTCGYKY
- a CDS encoding multiheme c-type cytochrome, whose amino-acid sequence is MEKPAGETAACLACHAIAENRCDGCHTRHRFSAAEARKPTSCGVCHSGPEQYEYEMYMQSYHGMVYQGEGQMWDWTKPLNAKNYVVPTCAYCHMPDGEHNVTRMSTVYTYMGTSLVDRGAYRYKAARDAWINTCKGCHSQRFAKDHLEAMDEAVKLSFTKYREAMGIVMNLYKDNMIDPMPGDLAPDSRGHNIFSLLPGKGEMRKYNVSNIERLTCEMLVDIIGGIYKAKSHNAYYSPVYGYWEWAQDRWLIQIKDEASKMKRFAEIEEKIGVEHAAYPFWRHGEYTDMLLGWKRKEWGE
- the recJ gene encoding single-stranded-DNA-specific exonuclease RecJ; this encodes MSKRWIFYPLNKTIGVEIANRLKISQLLAQVLVNRGITDVSSARDFLQPQISSLGDPSLLYGMEKASIRVYEAVQKGEKIVIYGDYDVDGLTATAVMYRCLKLLGAQVSYYIPERLEEGYGLNADAIKRLRESGADVLLTVDCGINSCYEADIARMYGIDLIITDHHHPGLKVPDAFAVINPKLETSPSAFKDLSGVGIAFKLAWAIGQHYSPQKKVSTEFKDFLLGAIGLVSLGTIADVVPLTGENRILTKYGLTALQHTEIPGLRALLNAADLSRTNLDVFHVGYRLGPRLNAPGRIGNAGIVVEMLTTTCKERAVEIANFLEQENKRRQDIQIDIMASARKKVINEIDLDETTAIVLADQAWHPGVVGIIASKIVEEFNRPTVMIAITDDVGHGSARSIPSFHILDALQFCRSKLLSVGGHAQAAGLKIHPDNINEFRDMLNVAISQRIQRTDLIPVLHIDAEVTLPMLSKALVSELARLSPYGESNPVPIFAAKNVKIVGQPRRIGSKGQHLSFYVKQEDVAIRAIAFGMGERIDRIKQNGRACSLAFTVKLNNWMDCDNLELEVKDIKFDE